From one Rhodamnia argentea isolate NSW1041297 chromosome 1, ASM2092103v1, whole genome shotgun sequence genomic stretch:
- the LOC115738960 gene encoding pentatricopeptide repeat-containing protein At1g07590, mitochondrial isoform X2, translating to MLALAFGPSSRCIQGIHRRAHAISSLFTQLPFSYRSFLCTEATERSPGGNLPVKAEAECLCYRIEKLPRGQPIGCAFQSWMGDGFPIHRGEIYHAINRLRKLKMNKRALEMMEWVIRERPYRPNELEYSYLLEFTTRFHGISREKGVVRLSLTYMKKMRELGYAISHLVFNRLIVLHSSPGRRKMIPKILTQMKADKVGPHVSTYNILMKIEANEHNIEGLVKVYGEMHRKKVEPNEVSYCMLAIAHAVARLYTAAEAYVESIEKSATGSNWSTLDLLLILYGYLGKDKELERTWCVVKYLPHVRSKSYMLAIEAFGRIGQLSRAEELWSEMKSTKELKSTEQYNSLMSVYCKHSSVNKASALFKEMVANGCKPNAITYRHLGLGCMKANLVNEALRTLEKGSRSPTSARVRKSTPWLETTLSIVEIFAEKGDVINAEKYFEELAQAKYTRYTFVYNTLIKAYLRAKACDPNLLRRMILGGARPDAETYSLIKLAEQHQR from the exons CCTTTTAGTTATCGCAGCTTCCTTTGCACTGAAGCTACTGAGAGGTCTCCGGGAGGAAATCTGCCAGTAAAAGCAGAAGCAGAATGCCTTTGTTATAGAATCGAGAAGCTGCCTAGAGGACAGCCAATTGGATGTGCATTCCAGAGTTGGATGGGGGACGGTTTCCCCATTCATAGAGGAGAAATATATCATGCTATTAATCGTTTGAGGAAGCTGAAGATGAACAAGCGTGCTCTTGAG ATGATGGAATGGGTTATTCGCGAGAGACCATATAGGCCAAATGAACTGGAGTACTCTTATCTGTTGGAATTCACGACAAGGTTTCATGGGATATCAAGAG AGAAAGGTGTTGTAAGGCTTTCATTAACGTACATGAAGAAAATGAGGGAGCTAGGTTATGCTATCTCACACTTGGTTTTCAACCGCCTCATTGTTCTCCATTCCTCCCCCGGCCGCAGGAAAATGATCCCAAAGATCCTAACTCAAATGAAGGCCGATAAGGTGGGCCCACATGTGTCCACGTACAACATTCTTATGAAAATAGAGGCTAATGAACATAACATCGAAGGTCTGGTCAAGGTATACGGCGAGATGCATCGAAAGAAAGTTGAGCCGAACGAGGTGTCTTATTGCATGCTAGCTATTGCACATGCTGTGGCGAGGTTATACACTGCTGCTGAGGCCTATGTTGAGTCTATAGAGAAATCTGCTACAGGAAGTAACTGGTCTACACTAGATCTCCTTCTCATATTGTATGGATATCTTGGGAAGGATAAGGAGCTGGAAAGAACTTGGTGTGTTGTGAAATATCTTCCCCATGTTAGATCAAAGAGTTATATGTTGGCTATTGAAGCATTCGGTAGGATTGGACAACTTTCTCGAGCTGAGGAGCTCTGGTCAGAGATGAAGTCGACGAAAGAGTTGAAATCAACAGAGCAATACAACTCTCTCATGTCTGTGTATTGCAAGCACAGCTCCGTTAATAAAGCTTCTGCTCTATTCAAAGAGATGGTCGCGAATGGGTGCAAGCCGAATGCCATTACTTACCGCCATCTCGGGTTAGGTTGTATGAAAGCGAATTTAGTAAACGAAGCCCTGAGGACTCTGGAAAAGGGTTCACGGTCGCCAACAAGCGCAAGGGTGAGGAAATCCACCCCGTGGTTGGAGACCACGCTATCTATAGTCGAGATATTCGCGGAGAAGGGCGACGTCATCAATGCGGAGAAGTATTTCGAGGAGCTTGCTCAAGCGAAATACACCCGCTATACCTTCGTGTACAACACATTGATAAAGGCTTATCTGAGGGCCAAGGCTTGTGATCCCAACCTCCTGAGAAGAATGATCCTAGGAGGCGCGAGGCCGGACGCCGAGACATATAGCTTGATTAAGCTCGCCGAGCAGCACCAGCGATAA
- the LOC115738960 gene encoding pentatricopeptide repeat-containing protein At1g07590, mitochondrial isoform X1 — MLALAFGPSSRCIQGIHRRAHAISSLFTQLPFSYRSFLCTEATERSPGGNLPVKAEAECLCYRIEKLPRGQPIGCAFQSWMGDGFPIHRGEIYHAINRLRKLKMNKRALEMMEWVIRERPYRPNELEYSYLLEFTTRFHGISRGESLFSRIPMEFQNELVYNNFVIICLEKGVVRLSLTYMKKMRELGYAISHLVFNRLIVLHSSPGRRKMIPKILTQMKADKVGPHVSTYNILMKIEANEHNIEGLVKVYGEMHRKKVEPNEVSYCMLAIAHAVARLYTAAEAYVESIEKSATGSNWSTLDLLLILYGYLGKDKELERTWCVVKYLPHVRSKSYMLAIEAFGRIGQLSRAEELWSEMKSTKELKSTEQYNSLMSVYCKHSSVNKASALFKEMVANGCKPNAITYRHLGLGCMKANLVNEALRTLEKGSRSPTSARVRKSTPWLETTLSIVEIFAEKGDVINAEKYFEELAQAKYTRYTFVYNTLIKAYLRAKACDPNLLRRMILGGARPDAETYSLIKLAEQHQR; from the exons CCTTTTAGTTATCGCAGCTTCCTTTGCACTGAAGCTACTGAGAGGTCTCCGGGAGGAAATCTGCCAGTAAAAGCAGAAGCAGAATGCCTTTGTTATAGAATCGAGAAGCTGCCTAGAGGACAGCCAATTGGATGTGCATTCCAGAGTTGGATGGGGGACGGTTTCCCCATTCATAGAGGAGAAATATATCATGCTATTAATCGTTTGAGGAAGCTGAAGATGAACAAGCGTGCTCTTGAG ATGATGGAATGGGTTATTCGCGAGAGACCATATAGGCCAAATGAACTGGAGTACTCTTATCTGTTGGAATTCACGACAAGGTTTCATGGGATATCAAGAGGTGAGAGTCTTTTCTCTCGAATTCCAATGGAGTTTCAGAATGAGCTGGTTTACAACAATTTTGTGATTATCTGCTTAGAGAAAGGTGTTGTAAGGCTTTCATTAACGTACATGAAGAAAATGAGGGAGCTAGGTTATGCTATCTCACACTTGGTTTTCAACCGCCTCATTGTTCTCCATTCCTCCCCCGGCCGCAGGAAAATGATCCCAAAGATCCTAACTCAAATGAAGGCCGATAAGGTGGGCCCACATGTGTCCACGTACAACATTCTTATGAAAATAGAGGCTAATGAACATAACATCGAAGGTCTGGTCAAGGTATACGGCGAGATGCATCGAAAGAAAGTTGAGCCGAACGAGGTGTCTTATTGCATGCTAGCTATTGCACATGCTGTGGCGAGGTTATACACTGCTGCTGAGGCCTATGTTGAGTCTATAGAGAAATCTGCTACAGGAAGTAACTGGTCTACACTAGATCTCCTTCTCATATTGTATGGATATCTTGGGAAGGATAAGGAGCTGGAAAGAACTTGGTGTGTTGTGAAATATCTTCCCCATGTTAGATCAAAGAGTTATATGTTGGCTATTGAAGCATTCGGTAGGATTGGACAACTTTCTCGAGCTGAGGAGCTCTGGTCAGAGATGAAGTCGACGAAAGAGTTGAAATCAACAGAGCAATACAACTCTCTCATGTCTGTGTATTGCAAGCACAGCTCCGTTAATAAAGCTTCTGCTCTATTCAAAGAGATGGTCGCGAATGGGTGCAAGCCGAATGCCATTACTTACCGCCATCTCGGGTTAGGTTGTATGAAAGCGAATTTAGTAAACGAAGCCCTGAGGACTCTGGAAAAGGGTTCACGGTCGCCAACAAGCGCAAGGGTGAGGAAATCCACCCCGTGGTTGGAGACCACGCTATCTATAGTCGAGATATTCGCGGAGAAGGGCGACGTCATCAATGCGGAGAAGTATTTCGAGGAGCTTGCTCAAGCGAAATACACCCGCTATACCTTCGTGTACAACACATTGATAAAGGCTTATCTGAGGGCCAAGGCTTGTGATCCCAACCTCCTGAGAAGAATGATCCTAGGAGGCGCGAGGCCGGACGCCGAGACATATAGCTTGATTAAGCTCGCCGAGCAGCACCAGCGATAA
- the LOC115738962 gene encoding lysine histidine transporter-like 2, translating to MAQDQPRNDEYDEKAIDDWLPITSSRNAKWWYSTFHNVTAMVGAGVLSLPYSMAELGWGPGVTLLILSWVITLYTLWQMVEMHEMVPGKRFDRYHELGQHAFGEKLGLWIVVPQQLLVDVGVCIVYMITGGKSIKKIHTVLCADCQPIRTSYFIMIFASIHFVLSHLPNFNSISVVSLAAAVMSLSYSTIAWTASLHKGVQPDVDYSLKGDKQTVVFNFFSALGDIAFAYAGHNVVLEIQATIPSTPEKPSKKPMWKGVVFAYIVVAICYFPVALIGYYVFGNTVDDNILITLQKPKWLIAASNLFVVIHVIGSYQIYAMPVFDMMETFLVKQLRFRPCFTLRFVTRTVYVALTMFIGICIPFFGSLLGFFGGFALAPTTYFLPCIMWLCIYKPRKFSLSWCTNWICIILGMMLVILGPIGGLRQIIISSKDYKFFS from the exons ATGGCCCAGGATCAGCCACGGAATGATGAATACGATGAGAAGGCGATCGACGATTGGCTTCCCATCACATCCTCCCGGAATGCCAAGTGGTGGTACTCAACCTTCCACAATGTCACCGCCATGGTCGGTGCCGGCGTCCTCAGCTTGCCTTATTCCATGGCTGAGCTTGGATG GGGACCTGGTGTGACTCTGCTCATCCTATCATGGGTTATCACCCTGTACACGCTGTGGCAGATGGTGGAGATGCACGAGATGGTGCCGGGGAAGAGGTTCGACCGGTACCACGAGCTGGGCCAACACGCCTTTGGCGAGAAGCTGGGCCTGTGGATTGTGGTCCCTCAGCAGCTGCTCGTCGATGTCGGGGTCTGCATCGTGTACATGATCACTGGAGGCAAGTCCATCAAGAAGATCCACACCGTTCTCTGCGCCGATTGCCAGCCCATCAGGACCTCCTACTTCATCATGATCTTTGCCTCCATCCACTTTGTCCTATCCCACCTCCCCAACTTCAACTCCATCTCTGTTGTCTCCTTGGCTGCTGCAGTCATGTCCCTCAG CTACTCCACCATTGCCTGGACAGCATCTCTGCACAAGGGAGTGCAACCAGATGTGGACTATTCGTTAAAGGGAGATAAACAAACCGTAGTGTTCAACTTCTTCAGCGCGCTGGGCGATATTGCCTTCGCTTATGCTGGCCACAACGTGGTGCTGGAGATCCAGGCCACCATTCCCTCCACTCCAGAGAAACCCTCGAAGAAGCCCATGTGGAAAGGCGTGGTGTTCGCCTACATCGTTGTGGCCATCTGCTACTTCCCCGTGGCCCTAATCGGCTACTACGTGTTTGGCAACACAGTGGATGACAACATCCTCATCACTCTGCAAAAGCCCAAGTGGCTCATTGCTGCTTCTAACTTGTTTGTGGTCATCCATGTCATTGGTAGCTACCAG ATCTACGCGATGCCAGTTTTCGACATGATGGAGACCTTTCTCGTCAAGCAATTGCGCTTCAGGCCTTGCTTCACTCTCCGTTTCGTCACGCGTACAGTTTATGTCG CACTCACAATGTTCATCGGTATCTGCATCCCCTTTTTTGGTAGTCTCCTCGGCTTTTTCGGCGGGTTTGCTCTAGCTCCGACAACCTACTTC CTCCCCTGCATCATGTGGCTCTGTATCTACAAACCGAGGAAATTCAGCTTGTCATGGTGTACCAACTGG ATTTGCATCATACTCGGCATGATGCTGGTGATTCTCGGACCAATTGGTGGCCTCAGGCAGATCATCATTTCATCAAAAGATTACAAGTTCTTCTCATAA
- the LOC115738959 gene encoding ankyrin repeat and sterile alpha motif domain-containing protein 1B-like — protein sequence MPPDYFPLRWESTGEQWWYASPIDWAAANGLYDVVRELLHLDPNLLIKLTSLRRIRRLETVWDDDTAVGDVARCRATVARRLLLDCEPRKGKGENSLVRAGYGGWLVYTAASAGDLEFVKELLERDPFLVFGEGEYGVSDVLYAAARSKNVGVFRFLLESAVSQGNGLSGGEGDGDRGFRWEIMNRAVHAAARGGNVEILRELIDGCSDVSAYRDLQGSTVLHSASGRGQVEVVKDLIASYDIINSTDNHGNTALHVAAYRGHLSVVEVLILASPSLASVMNSYGDTFLHLAVAGFRTPGFRRVDHQIKLMKQLLCGKIINIEDIINVRNNDGRTALHMAVTENIQTSLVELLVTVRSINLNVRDSNGMTPLDLLKQRPMSTSSNILIKQLISAGGITNCRDRKVRNVLASHLREQGVVHSPGTSFRIPDGEILLYAGVDSACGSHFNSGLLEYASCVSEISDIHSGNLSENKMGNSLNRSGRRLKFLFGWAGRKERNAIKVELRNDNDDDSFESVKVSGSFKDHPISLRQRYSKQASLPNNKRTYSLGADFPSPSTRKKYTTGLMHGVLQARPQFWQADSGPSSYAGSSVSSPMSVDARQNINVLRASGSIKPSNDGSAPGRDQNKTSLNRRLMNQYFCFGAQRLATEDSIESAPEYQAYEQALMV from the exons ATGCCACCGGATTACTTCCCTCTGCGGTGGGAGAGCACCGGCGAACAGTGGTGGTACGCCTCGCCCATCGACTGGGCGGCGGCGAACGGCCTCTATGACGTGGTCAGGGAGCTGCTCCACCTGGACCCCAACCTCCTCATCAAGCTCACCTCCCTACGCCGCATCCGCCGCCTCGAGACCGTGTGGGACGACGACACAGCGGTCGGCGACGTGGCCCGGTGCCGCGCCACCGTGGCGCGCAGGCTCCTCCTCGACTGCGAGCCACGGAAAGGCAAGGGCGAGAACTCGCTTGTCCGCGCTGGCTACGGCGGGTGGCTCGTGTACACGGCCGCCTCGGCGGGCGACCTCGAGTTCGTGAAGGAGCTGTTGGAGAGAGACCCTTTTCTGGTGTTTGGAGAGGGAGAGTATGGGGTGAGTGATGTTTTGTATGCTGCTGCTAGGAGCAAGAATGTTGGGGTTTTCAGGTTCTTGCTCGAATCTGCGGTTTCACAGGGGAACGGATTGAGTGGTGGTGAAGGTGATGGGGACAGAGGTTTTAGGTGGGAGATTATGAACAGAGCTGTTCATGCAGCTGCCAGAGGAGGGAATGTGGAGATTCTGAGGGAGCTGATTGATGGTTGTTCTGATGTTTCGGCGTACAGAGATTTGCAGGGCTCTACTGTGTTGCATAGTGCATCTGGAAGAGGGCAAGTTGAG GTTGTTAAGGATCTAATAGCATCCTATGATATCATTAACTCAACAGACAATCATGGCAACACAGCATTACATGTGGCTGCTTACCGGGGTCATTTAAGTGTAGTAGAGGTCCTCATTCTCGCATCTCCCTCTCTGGCCTCTGTGATGAACAGCTATGGCGATACTTTCCTTCATCTTGCTGTGGCAGGTTTCCGCACTCCCGGATTCCGAAGAGTTGATCATCAGATCAAGCTTATGAAGCAGTTGTTATGTGGAAAGATCATAAATATCGAAGACATCATTAATGTGAGGAACAACGATGGAAGGACTGCCCTTCACATGGCTGTAACCGAGAATATCCAGACAAGTCTGGTGGAACTGCTGGTGACTGTTCGTTCAATCAATTTGAATGTCCGGGATTCTAATGGAATGACTCCGCTAGATCTTCTCAAGCAGCGGCCCATGTCAACATCTTCCAACATTTTAATAAAGCAGTTGATTTCTGCTGGGGGGATCACCAACTGTCGAGACCGCAAAGTTAGAAATGTGCTTGCTTCTCATCTTAGAGAGCAGGGCGTTGTGCATAGCCCAGGAACTTCATTCAGGATTCCTGACGGAGAGATCCTTTTGTATGCTGGGGTCGATAGTGCATGTGGGTCCCATTTCAATTCGGGCCTGCTGGAGTACGCCAGCTGCGTGAGTGAAATAAGCGACATACATTCTGGTAACTTGTCTGAAAATAAGATGGGGAATTCACTAAATCGTAGTGGGAGGCGCCTGAAGTTTCTCTTTGGTTGGGCcgggaggaaagaaagaaatgccaTTAAGGTGGAGCTTAGAAATGACAACGACGACGATTCTTTCGAGTCTGTCAAAGTAAGTGGCAGTTTCAAGGATCACCCGATCTCACTCCGACAACGGTATTCGAAGCAAGCATCCCTTCCAAACAATAAGAGGACTTACTCTTTGGGGGCTGATTTTCCAAGTCCTTCCACGAGAAAGAAGTACACCACGGGCCTTATGCACGGTGTGCTTCAAGCGAGGCCACAATTTTGGCAAGCTGATTCCGGTCCAAGCTCTTATGCGGGGTCATCCGTATCTTCACCTATGTCGGTTGACGCCAGACAGAATATTAACGTCTTGAGAGCGTCAGGGTCGATTAAACCCTCGAATGACGGCAGCGCCCCAGGGAGGGACCAGAACAAGACCTCGCTCAACAGGAGGCTGATGAATCAGTATTTCTGCTTCGGTGCACAACGTCTAGCCACTGAAGATTCTATCGAGTCTGCACCGGAATATCAAGCCTATGAGCAAGCATTAATGGTATGA
- the LOC115738961 gene encoding pentatricopeptide repeat-containing protein At3g04130, mitochondrial yields the protein MSFFSSRPIARRPRISSFPSTRRATPNLSSYALRHTRESPTGEPPSDLEIVVSRVRAGSSEHEVLRSLERDPSCASIEVSHGLVEKLLDRFRDDWKSALGVLRWAGPRVESGRVSPEAYDAVVDILGKNRRMDRMREVLEEMSRSKLVRLSTVGKVMRRFAGAGLWEEAVKVFDELGDFGLEKNTEAMNLLLDTLCKERRVEQARSIMLQLKPHVLPDAHTFNILIFGWCKINRVDEAQWTMQEMKGHGVRPCVISYSTIVQFYCRQGNFNKVYQLFDEMRGEGRPPNVVTYTTVMHYLAKSEEFDEALQLAERMKLDGCEPDTLFYNCLIHVLARAGRVRDAVDVFEVEMPARGVRPNTPTYNTMISMFCHHGHVQKAMDLLKDMEDSNFAEPDVQTYYPLLKSCFKSGKTDGFLSRLLDDMVNKHHLSLDVSAYTLLIHGLCRADKADWAYLLFDEMVGQDITPRYQTCRLLLDEVKQKNMYDAAERIEDFMKKL from the coding sequence ATGAGCTTCTTCTCTTCCCGACCCATCGCCCGACGCCCCCGCATCTCCAGCTTCCCGTCGACCCGCCGGGCCACTCCCAATCTCTCCTCCTACGCGCTCCGCCACACCCGCGAAAGCCCGACCGGGGAGCCACCGTCCGACCTCGAGATCGTCGTGTCCAGAGTCCGCGCCGGCAGCAGCGAGCACGAAGTCCTCCGGTCCCTCGAGCGCGACCCCTCCTGCGCCTCCATCGAGGTCTCCCATGGCCTCGTCGAGAAGCTGCTCGATCGGTTCCGGGACGACTGGAAGTCCGCCCTCGGCGTGCTCCGGTGGGCCGGGCCGCGCGTCGAATCCGGCCGCGTCTCGCCGGAGGCGTACGACGCGGTCGTCGACATCCTCGGTAAGAACCGGAGGATGGATAGGATGAGGGAGGTTTTGGAGGAGATGAGCCGGAGCAAGCTCGTGAGGCTCAGTACGGTAGGGAAGGTGATGAGGAGATTTGCTGGTGCGGGTTTGTGGGAAGAAGCGGTCAAGGTGTTTGATGAATTGGGGGACTTCGGTCTGGAGAAGAACACCGAGGCCATGAACTTGTTGCTGGACACGCTCTGCAAGGAGCGTAGGGTAGAGCAGGCACGCTCGATTATGCTGCAGCTCAAGCCTCACGTTTTGCCCGATGCGCACACGTTCAATATTTTGATCTTCGGTTGGTGTAAGATTAATAGGGTCGACGAGGCGCAGTGGACCATGCAGGAAATGAAGGGCCACGGGGTTCGGCCTTGTGTCATTAGCTACTCAACGATCGTGCAGTTTTACTGTCGTCAGGGCAATTTCAATAAGGTCTATCAACTGTTCGATGAAATGCGGGGTGAGGGGCGCCCGCCGAATGTGGTCACTTACACTACGGTCATGCATTATTTGGCAAAGTCGGAGGAGTTTGATGAAGCGCTGCAATTAGCCGAGCGGATGAAATTGGATGGGTGCGAGCCGGATACGCTCTTCTACAATTGCTTGATCCATGTACTCGCGAGAGCTGGGCGAGTTCGAGATGCCGTGGATGTTTTTGAGGTGGAGATGCCTGCTCGTGGCGTAAGACCAAACACGCCTACCTACAACACCATGATTTCAATGTTTTGTCATCATGGTCACGTTCAGAAGGCGATGGATCTCCTAAAAGATATGGAAGATTCAAACTTTGCCGAACCTGATGTTCAGACGTACTATCCCTTGCTGAAGTCTTGCTTTAAATCTGGAAAAACTGACGGCTTTTTGAGCAGATTGTTGGACGACATGGTCAACAAGCATCACCTCAGTCTGGATGTCTCGGCATACACACTTCTAATTCATGGGTTATGTAGGGCGGACAAAGCTGATTGGGCTTACCTTCTGTTTGACGAGATGGTTGGTCAAGACATAACTCCAAGGTATCAGACATGTCGTTTGCTGCTGGATGAAGTGAAACAGAAGAACATGTATGATGCCGCTGAGAGGATTGAGGATTTCATGAAGAAATTGTGA
- the LOC115738963 gene encoding glyceraldehyde-3-phosphate dehydrogenase, cytosolic: MGKVKIGINGFGRIGRLVARVALQRDDVELVAVNDPFITTDYMTYMFKYDSVHGQWKHHELKVKDSNTLLFGEKPVTVFGIRNPEEIPWGKTGAEFIVESTGVFTDKDKAAAHLKGGAKKVVISAPSKDAPMFVMGVNEKEYKLELDIVSNASCTTNCLAPLAKVINDRFGIVEGLMTTVHSITATQKTVDGPSSKDWRGGRAASFNIIPSSTGAAKAVGKVLPALNGKLTGMAFRVPTVDVSVVDLTVRLERAATYEEIKAAIKEESEGKLKGILGYTEEDVVSTDFVGDCRSSIFDAKAGIALSKNFVKLVSWYDNEWGYSSRVVDLIVHMSTCA, encoded by the exons ATGG GGAAGGTTAAGATCGGAATCAACG GTTTCGGAAGGATCGGTCGCTTGGTCGCGAGGGTCGCTCTCCAGAGGGACGATGTCGAGCTCGTCGCCGTGAACGATCCCTTCATCACCACCGACTACATG ACGTATATGTTCAAGTACGACAGTGTTCACGGCCAGTGGAAGCATCACGAGCTTAAGGTTAAGGATTCTAACACACTTCTCTTCGGTGAGAAGCCAGTCACTGTTTTCGGCATCAG GAATCCTGAGGAGATTCCATGGGGCAAGACTGGAGCTGAGTTCATTGTGGAATCTACCGGTGTCTTCACTGACAAGGACAAAGCTGCTGCTCACTTGAAG GGTGGTGCTAAGAAGGTAGTCATTTCTGCCCCAAGTAAGGATGCACCCATGTTTGTTATGGGTGTGAATGAGAAAGAGTACAAGCTAGAGCTTGACATTGTATCCAACGCCAGTTGCACTACCAACTGTCTTGCTCCTCTTGCCAAG GTTATCAATGACAGGTTTGGCATTGTTGAGGGACTTATGACCACTGTCCACTCCATTACTG CCACTCAGAAGACTGTTGATGGCCCATCATCGAAGGACTGGAGAGGTGGAAGAGCTGCTTCTTTCAACATCATTCCCAGCAGCACTGGTGCTGCAAAG GCCGTGGGAAAGGTATTGCCTGCCCTCAATGGTAAGCTCACTGGAATGGCCTTCCGTGTTCCTACTGTCGATGTGTCGGTCGTGGATCTCACTGTCAGGCTTGAGAGGGCGGCAACTTACGAGGAGATCAAAGCTGCCATTAA GGAGGAGTCTGAGGGCAAACTCAAGGGGATTTTGGGTTACACTGAAGAGGATGTGGTCTCCACAGACTTTGTTGGTGATTGCAG GTCAAGCATTTTCGATGCCAAGGCTGGAATTGCTTTGAGCAAGAACTTTGTGAAACTGGTCTCATGGTACGACAATGAGTGGGGATACAG TTCTCGCGTTGTTGACTTGATCGTCCACATGTCCACCTGCGCTTGA